In Porphyrobacter sp. LM 6, one DNA window encodes the following:
- a CDS encoding DUF4139 domain-containing protein: MINRTIFAGCGVSAAALLAAAAAAQSVPDPDATAQGDVALTIYNGGMALVQDVRQLNISAGTSRVEFPDVSASIQAQTLSFAAANTTIIEQNFDYDLLTPEKLMEKAVGQTVTLLRTNPATGAETRERAKVLSVAGGVVIQIGDRIEVLRDDGLPVRVIFDRVPVNLRARPTLSVNLDSTRAGTRPVSLRYLTGGLGWSADYVALYDEKNDTIDMQGWVTLTNNTGTTFHQADTVLVAGNPSSGGRGFGSRGLTRAGTQAAARERLGDFYLYPISGRTTVANAQTKQVSFLDVQSVPARKVYAISVGWQQNDDQPRNVQSSIAFSTARDQGLGDALPAGTVRFYQRDSEGTPQFIGENSIGHTPMGSDLSLVTGDAFDITVKSEIEKRETITGAEWEKSARYRVIQDGKVVSDVQVERPKTFYRTTMRYTLTNAKAEPVTVDITQVGLDRGWWANDFRITSEDVKGEQRNIDQRRYSVSVPAEGERVIRVTYETRY, encoded by the coding sequence ATGATCAACCGGACGATTTTCGCAGGCTGCGGCGTTTCTGCGGCGGCTTTGCTGGCGGCGGCAGCCGCAGCGCAGTCCGTCCCCGATCCTGACGCGACCGCACAGGGCGATGTCGCGCTCACCATCTATAACGGCGGGATGGCGCTGGTGCAGGACGTGCGCCAGCTCAACATTTCGGCAGGCACGAGCCGGGTCGAGTTTCCCGATGTCTCGGCTAGTATCCAGGCCCAGACGCTGAGCTTTGCCGCCGCGAACACCACGATCATCGAACAGAACTTCGATTACGATCTGCTCACGCCCGAAAAGCTGATGGAGAAGGCGGTCGGCCAGACTGTCACGCTGCTGCGCACCAACCCCGCGACCGGCGCCGAAACGCGCGAGCGGGCCAAGGTGCTCTCGGTCGCGGGCGGGGTGGTGATCCAGATCGGCGACCGCATCGAGGTGCTGCGCGACGACGGCCTGCCCGTCCGCGTGATCTTCGACCGCGTGCCCGTCAACCTGCGCGCGCGCCCGACTCTCTCGGTCAATCTCGATTCGACCCGTGCGGGCACCCGCCCAGTCAGCTTGCGCTATCTCACCGGCGGGCTCGGTTGGAGCGCCGATTACGTCGCGCTCTATGACGAGAAGAATGACACGATCGACATGCAGGGCTGGGTGACCCTGACCAATAACACCGGCACCACCTTCCACCAGGCCGATACCGTGCTGGTCGCGGGCAATCCCAGCAGCGGCGGACGAGGGTTCGGCAGCCGCGGGCTGACCCGCGCCGGCACGCAGGCCGCCGCGCGCGAGCGGCTCGGCGATTTCTACCTCTACCCGATCAGCGGCCGCACCACCGTCGCCAATGCCCAGACCAAGCAGGTGAGCTTCCTCGACGTGCAGTCCGTGCCCGCGCGTAAGGTCTATGCGATCAGCGTCGGCTGGCAGCAGAACGACGATCAGCCGCGCAACGTCCAGTCGAGCATCGCTTTTTCGACCGCGCGCGATCAGGGCCTCGGCGATGCGCTGCCCGCCGGCACGGTGCGCTTCTACCAGCGCGACAGCGAGGGCACCCCGCAGTTCATCGGCGAAAACAGCATCGGTCACACTCCGATGGGCAGCGACCTCTCGCTCGTCACCGGCGATGCCTTCGACATCACGGTCAAGTCCGAGATCGAGAAGCGCGAGACCATCACCGGCGCCGAATGGGAAAAGAGCGCGCGTTACCGCGTGATCCAGGATGGCAAGGTCGTCAGCGATGTGCAGGTCGAACGGCCCAAGACCTTCTACCGCACCACGATGCGCTACACCCTCACCAACGCCAAGGCCGAACCCGTGACCGTCGATATCACTCAGGTCGGGCTTGATCGCGGCTGGTGGGCCAATGACTTCCGCATCACCAGCGAGGATGTGAAGGGCGAACAGCGCAACATCGATCAGCGGCGCTACAGCGTCTCTGTCCCTGCCGAGGGCGAGCGGGTGATCCGCGTGACCTACGAAACCCGCTACTGA
- a CDS encoding PAS domain-containing sensor histidine kinase, with protein sequence MLGGLVASALILFLATDSWLVALAFVLGAGVLLGGVVLLDRMRAEPQADGLAAPDWSVTVAAIERSGEAIAITDRANRMVCANSQFLDNFGISAAPPALPFEREALEAVTLLARNAWRDGSAALDKVIAPDETEWQISAERSGRGDDHLIWRLRAIPQARGADLGALDLSGPFGKMLSRAGIETAITTADGVIRAVSSGFAERAAGDERGTLVGQDFVSFLRSDERDRIYFAREGRGGTPQTLVDVPLVDPAHRVTPAGPDEATSLMLLIDSGVGIGSGWEGASQAGVAQLDALLAQLPLGLAMTDRDGRFLFANEAFLRSVGRETQGLPAFPTDLVVREDKAALSDAVRRHGRGPSTSGDVAVRLLSSPEEPVSLGLAGVRGLGEAAVLLSLADTSQETQLRRQVAQATKMQAVGQLAGGVAHDFNNVLTAIIGTCDLMLLRHIPGDSDYDDIQQIRANSNRAAALTRQLLAFSRQQTLRPEIIQLPDVVSEVSPLIKRLLGEKIAYYVQHDRNLGPVRADPQQLEQVIMNLAVNARDAIQSRGDGKGRISLFTRALQARQVVQLGSEVLPPADYTVLIVQDTGGGIPPHVLPKLFEPFFTTKEQGKGTGLGLSTAYGIVKQSGGFIFADNITDKEGRPTGARFTVYLPVHRGEMPKKREAAPLASSDWSAGGKVLLVEDEDMVRTVAERALARAGYTVTACANGEDGLAAIAEPGAAFDIVVSDVVMPGMDGPAMVRAIRAKLPKMPVLFMSGYAEEQLRRDIDIPDMHFIAKPFSVAAIGDKVGAVLLQARAEQGAGA encoded by the coding sequence GTGCTGGGCGGATTGGTGGCGAGCGCGCTGATCCTGTTCCTTGCCACCGATAGCTGGCTGGTGGCGCTGGCCTTCGTGCTCGGGGCGGGCGTGCTGCTGGGCGGGGTGGTGCTGCTTGACCGGATGCGCGCAGAGCCGCAGGCCGATGGACTGGCCGCGCCCGACTGGTCGGTCACCGTCGCCGCGATCGAGCGCAGCGGCGAGGCAATCGCGATTACCGATCGCGCCAACCGCATGGTTTGCGCCAACAGCCAGTTTCTCGACAACTTCGGTATCAGCGCCGCGCCGCCCGCTTTGCCGTTCGAGCGCGAGGCGCTGGAAGCGGTGACGCTGCTCGCGCGCAACGCCTGGCGCGATGGTTCGGCGGCGCTCGACAAGGTTATCGCGCCCGACGAGACGGAATGGCAGATTTCCGCCGAGCGTTCGGGCCGCGGCGATGATCACCTGATCTGGCGGCTGCGCGCGATCCCGCAGGCGCGCGGGGCCGATCTCGGCGCGCTCGATCTCTCCGGGCCCTTCGGCAAGATGCTGAGCCGCGCGGGGATCGAGACAGCGATCACCACCGCCGACGGCGTAATCCGCGCTGTCAGCTCCGGCTTCGCCGAACGCGCGGCAGGCGATGAACGTGGGACACTGGTTGGGCAGGATTTTGTCAGCTTCCTGCGTTCGGACGAGCGTGACCGGATCTATTTCGCCCGCGAAGGGCGGGGCGGCACGCCGCAGACGCTGGTCGATGTGCCGCTGGTCGATCCTGCGCACCGCGTGACGCCCGCCGGGCCGGACGAGGCGACATCGCTGATGCTGCTGATCGATTCGGGCGTGGGCATCGGTTCGGGCTGGGAAGGGGCCTCGCAGGCCGGGGTGGCGCAGCTCGATGCGTTGCTGGCGCAATTGCCGCTCGGCCTTGCGATGACCGACCGCGACGGGCGCTTCCTGTTCGCCAACGAAGCCTTCCTGCGCTCGGTCGGGCGCGAGACACAGGGCTTGCCCGCGTTCCCCACCGATCTGGTGGTGCGCGAGGACAAGGCTGCACTCTCCGATGCGGTGCGCCGCCACGGGCGCGGGCCATCGACCAGCGGCGATGTGGCCGTGCGGCTGCTCTCGAGCCCGGAAGAACCGGTGTCACTCGGGCTGGCCGGCGTGCGCGGGCTGGGCGAGGCGGCGGTGCTCCTCAGCTTGGCCGATACGAGTCAGGAAACGCAGCTGCGCCGCCAAGTCGCGCAGGCCACCAAGATGCAGGCCGTGGGCCAGCTCGCCGGCGGGGTCGCGCATGATTTCAACAACGTGCTGACCGCGATCATCGGCACCTGCGATCTGATGCTGCTGCGCCATATCCCGGGCGACAGCGACTATGACGACATCCAGCAGATTCGCGCCAATTCGAACCGCGCCGCCGCGCTCACCCGCCAGCTGCTGGCCTTCTCGCGCCAGCAGACGCTGCGACCGGAAATCATCCAGTTGCCCGATGTGGTCAGCGAGGTCAGCCCGCTGATCAAGCGGCTGCTGGGTGAGAAGATTGCCTATTACGTCCAGCACGATCGCAACCTCGGCCCGGTGCGCGCCGATCCGCAGCAGCTCGAACAGGTGATCATGAACCTCGCCGTCAACGCCCGCGACGCGATCCAGTCGCGCGGGGATGGCAAGGGACGGATTTCGCTGTTCACCCGCGCTTTGCAGGCGCGACAGGTGGTGCAGCTGGGGTCTGAAGTGCTGCCGCCTGCCGATTACACCGTGCTGATCGTGCAGGACACCGGCGGGGGCATTCCGCCCCACGTGCTGCCCAAGCTATTCGAGCCGTTCTTCACCACCAAGGAACAGGGCAAGGGCACCGGCCTTGGCCTTTCGACCGCCTACGGGATCGTCAAGCAATCGGGCGGGTTCATCTTCGCGGACAACATCACCGACAAGGAAGGCCGCCCGACCGGCGCGCGCTTCACCGTCTATCTCCCCGTCCATCGCGGCGAAATGCCCAAGAAGCGCGAGGCTGCACCGCTGGCATCGTCGGACTGGTCGGCGGGCGGAAAGGTGCTGCTGGTCGAGGACGAGGACATGGTCCGCACCGTCGCCGAACGCGCGCTGGCCCGCGCGGGCTATACCGTCACCGCCTGCGCCAATGGCGAGGACGGGCTTGCCGCCATCGCCGAGCCGGGGGCGGCGTTCGACATTGTCGTCAGTGACGTGGTGATGCCCGGGATGGACGGCCCTGCGATGGTCCGCGCGATCCGCGCCAAGCTGCCCAAGATGCCTGTGCTGTTCATGTCGGGCTATGCCGAGGAACAGCTGCGCCGCGATATCGACATTCCCGACATGCACTTCATCGCCAAGCCGTTCAGCGTTGCGGCAATCGGCGACAAGGTCGGCGCGGTGCTGCTTCAGGCGCGCGCCGAACAGGGGGCAGGGGCCTAG
- a CDS encoding DUF2062 domain-containing protein: MTQQQGSRQSIAARSRAWTASVIRKNTPTREEMAKNRFLAPFAHRVLSPELWRFTRRSVPRGVALGLFAAFIFPLGQILISTFLALPTRANVPLAALITFVTNPFTLPFWAAIAYKLGDFVLHFGAGAQVVASAKSAGGGAWAYLSGAYEVAGATLIGYLILSVITPVIGYVLSVWVWRAVVSRKRARRLKVMEARLDQRLGAE; the protein is encoded by the coding sequence ATGACGCAGCAACAGGGCAGTCGCCAGAGCATCGCCGCGCGTTCGAGGGCGTGGACGGCGAGTGTGATCCGCAAGAACACCCCGACCCGCGAGGAAATGGCGAAGAACCGCTTTCTTGCCCCCTTCGCGCATCGCGTGCTTTCGCCGGAACTGTGGCGCTTCACTCGCCGTTCGGTTCCGCGCGGGGTGGCGTTGGGGCTGTTTGCGGCGTTCATCTTCCCGCTCGGGCAGATCCTGATCTCGACCTTCCTCGCGCTGCCAACGCGCGCGAATGTGCCGCTTGCGGCGCTGATTACCTTTGTCACCAACCCCTTCACGCTGCCCTTCTGGGCTGCGATCGCCTACAAGCTGGGCGATTTCGTGCTGCACTTCGGGGCGGGCGCACAGGTTGTCGCCAGCGCCAAGTCAGCGGGCGGTGGGGCATGGGCCTATCTGTCAGGAGCCTATGAAGTCGCAGGCGCCACGCTGATCGGCTATCTGATCTTGTCTGTGATAACTCCGGTGATCGGTTATGTGCTGTCTGTCTGGGTCTGGCGCGCCGTGGTGTCGCGCAAACGCGCCAGACGGTTGAAGGTGATGGAAGCACGGCTCGACCAGCGGCTCGGCGCCGAGTAG
- the smpB gene encoding SsrA-binding protein SmpB has protein sequence MARPKPVTFDKLKIVAENRRARFDYSIEDTFEAGLALQGTEVKALRAGEASIAESYAEVKDGQVWLINANIPEYSHGNRLNHEPRRPRKLLLHEREIEKLFGAVERKGMTLVPLSVYFNRTGRAKVELALAKGKQTHDKRASIKERDWKRDKARLMREKG, from the coding sequence ATGGCACGCCCCAAACCCGTCACCTTCGACAAGCTCAAGATTGTCGCCGAGAACCGCCGTGCGCGCTTCGATTACTCGATCGAGGACACGTTCGAGGCGGGGCTCGCGCTGCAGGGCACCGAAGTGAAGGCCCTGCGTGCGGGAGAGGCGAGCATCGCGGAATCCTATGCCGAGGTGAAGGATGGGCAGGTGTGGCTGATCAACGCCAACATCCCCGAATATTCGCACGGCAACCGCCTCAATCACGAACCGCGCCGTCCGCGCAAGCTGCTGCTGCATGAACGCGAGATCGAAAAGCTGTTCGGCGCGGTCGAGCGCAAGGGCATGACGCTGGTGCCGCTGTCGGTCTACTTCAACCGCACGGGCCGGGCAAAGGTCGAACTGGCGCTGGCCAAGGGCAAGCAGACCCATGACAAGCGCGCCAGCATCAAGGAACGCGACTGGAAGCGCGACAAGGCCCGTTTGATGCGCGAGAAAGGGTGA
- a CDS encoding amidohydrolase, whose protein sequence is MQIDRRAVLAGLAATPLLGATGVQEPVTIFAARRIVTMEPAGPEARFMAVAGGRVLGLADSLEALAPWTRGRAHTIDRRFADQVLFPGLVDPHIHPMQSAVMLALPFLAPDEWHLPSGHWQAIAGQDAYRARLKKLLRDDSTDPLVTWGHHELFHGPINRAVLDGIAPDRALFVWQRSFHEIIANSAALARIGLGERAAFDAAMAAGKVEHGHADFDKGIFAETALLVALAKLRPVLLSPERLASGFAGLHQLMATRGVTTTSDMATGIFAQFDIEAGLIARSFGRADTRARVMLMPIAAELDPVDDLDAWMANAKRYASDTVLLDRRVKLLADGAFFAQNMRMGPPGYTDGHIGKWITPPADLRRQVERYWRAGFSLHIHVNGDEGTDAVLAALSVLDPRPAQTITLEHLGYCTEAQARRIARMGLMVSAQPNYIRVLGEAYGREGLGPDRAAQINRLGSLERKGVALGLHSDFNMAPIDPFYLAWIAQTREGLDGTVRAPEERLSRDKALRAITIEAAQVIGMDGMIGSLAAGKKADFLALDADPREVETAALKDLPIAATVFEGRV, encoded by the coding sequence ATGCAGATCGACCGCCGGGCCGTGCTGGCCGGGCTTGCCGCCACGCCTTTGCTGGGAGCGACCGGCGTGCAGGAGCCCGTGACCATTTTCGCGGCGCGCCGCATCGTCACCATGGAGCCTGCCGGCCCCGAAGCGCGCTTCATGGCGGTTGCAGGTGGCAGGGTGCTTGGGCTTGCCGACAGCCTTGAAGCCCTTGCGCCCTGGACCAGAGGCCGCGCGCACACGATCGACCGGCGGTTTGCCGATCAGGTGCTGTTTCCCGGTCTGGTCGATCCGCATATCCACCCGATGCAATCGGCCGTGATGCTGGCTCTGCCCTTCCTCGCCCCTGACGAATGGCACCTTCCGTCGGGCCACTGGCAGGCGATTGCGGGGCAGGATGCCTATCGGGCGAGGCTCAAAAAGCTGCTGCGGGACGATTCAACCGATCCGCTCGTCACCTGGGGCCATCACGAGCTGTTTCACGGCCCGATCAACAGAGCCGTGCTCGACGGGATCGCCCCCGACCGCGCACTGTTCGTATGGCAGCGCAGCTTCCATGAAATCATCGCCAACTCCGCCGCGCTCGCACGTATCGGACTGGGCGAGCGGGCAGCCTTCGATGCCGCGATGGCGGCGGGCAAGGTCGAGCACGGCCATGCCGATTTCGACAAGGGCATCTTTGCCGAAACGGCGCTGCTGGTGGCCCTCGCCAAGCTGCGCCCGGTGCTGCTGTCTCCCGAACGCTTGGCGAGCGGGTTTGCCGGTCTCCACCAGCTCATGGCGACACGCGGCGTGACCACCACCTCGGACATGGCGACCGGCATTTTCGCCCAGTTCGACATCGAGGCAGGCCTGATCGCCCGCAGCTTCGGCCGCGCCGATACGCGGGCGCGGGTGATGCTGATGCCGATCGCGGCAGAGCTCGATCCGGTCGATGATCTGGATGCCTGGATGGCGAACGCAAAGCGCTACGCCAGCGATACGGTGCTGCTCGATCGCCGGGTCAAGCTGCTCGCCGATGGGGCCTTCTTTGCCCAGAACATGCGTATGGGGCCGCCGGGCTACACCGATGGCCATATCGGCAAGTGGATCACGCCGCCCGCCGATCTGCGCCGTCAGGTGGAACGCTATTGGCGGGCAGGCTTCTCGCTGCATATCCACGTCAACGGCGATGAGGGCACTGACGCGGTCCTTGCGGCGCTGTCCGTGCTCGACCCCCGCCCCGCCCAGACGATCACGCTCGAACACCTTGGCTATTGCACCGAGGCGCAGGCGCGGCGGATCGCGCGGATGGGGCTGATGGTTTCTGCCCAGCCGAACTACATCCGCGTGCTGGGCGAAGCCTATGGACGCGAAGGCCTCGGGCCTGACCGCGCGGCGCAAATCAATCGCCTCGGCTCGCTCGAACGCAAGGGCGTGGCGCTGGGCCTGCACAGCGATTTCAACATGGCCCCGATCGATCCCTTCTACCTCGCCTGGATCGCCCAAACGCGCGAGGGGCTCGATGGCACGGTGCGCGCGCCCGAAGAGCGGCTGAGCCGCGACAAGGCGCTGCGGGCGATCACCATCGAGGCCGCACAGGTTATCGGGATGGACGGGATGATCGGCTCGCTCGCGGCCGGCAAGAAAGCCGATTTTCTGGCGCTCGATGCCGACCCGCGCGAAGTGGAAACGGCGGCCCTCAAAGACCTGCCGATTGCCGCAACGGTGTTCGAAGGGCGGGTCTGA
- the dapA gene encoding 4-hydroxy-tetrahydrodipicolinate synthase produces MFSGSIPALVTPFRGGSFDEAAYRRLVDWQIENGSAALVACGTTGEASTLSNAEHHRVIEVCIEQAAGRVPVIAGCGSNDTRNAELHMNFAKKSGAAAGLCVAPYYNRPSQRGLIAHFSYLAENTELPIVLYNVPARTVTDLLDETVVELVRKYPDRIIAIKDASGDLSRVADHRMGIGREFCQLSGNDELWLPHAAAGGRGCISVTANVAPALCAEFHQAIAANELKKARQLNDRLFPLHYAMFSDASPAPVKYALSRVHDWIEPEVRLPLVECSPEAKKAVDEALVSAGVL; encoded by the coding sequence ATGTTCAGCGGATCGATACCCGCTCTGGTGACTCCTTTTCGCGGCGGGTCGTTTGACGAGGCCGCTTATCGGCGGCTGGTCGACTGGCAGATCGAAAACGGCAGCGCCGCTCTGGTGGCCTGCGGCACGACTGGCGAGGCTTCGACCCTCTCCAATGCCGAGCATCACCGCGTCATCGAGGTTTGCATCGAGCAGGCGGCGGGCCGCGTGCCGGTGATTGCGGGCTGCGGATCGAATGACACCCGCAATGCCGAACTGCACATGAACTTCGCCAAGAAATCGGGCGCGGCGGCAGGCCTGTGCGTGGCGCCTTACTACAACCGCCCGAGCCAGCGCGGGCTGATCGCACATTTCAGCTACCTTGCGGAAAACACCGAGCTGCCGATCGTGCTCTACAACGTGCCTGCGCGCACGGTGACCGATCTGCTCGATGAGACAGTGGTCGAGCTGGTTCGCAAGTATCCCGACCGGATCATCGCGATCAAGGATGCGAGCGGCGACCTGTCGCGCGTCGCCGATCACCGCATGGGGATCGGACGCGAGTTCTGCCAGCTTTCGGGCAATGACGAGCTGTGGTTGCCCCATGCGGCGGCGGGCGGGCGCGGGTGCATCTCGGTGACGGCCAACGTCGCCCCGGCGCTGTGTGCGGAGTTCCATCAGGCGATTGCCGCGAACGAGCTGAAGAAGGCGCGCCAGTTGAACGACCGCCTGTTCCCGCTGCACTATGCCATGTTCTCCGACGCCAGCCCCGCGCCGGTGAAATACGCGCTCAGCCGCGTGCACGACTGGATCGAGCCTGAAGTGCGCCTGCCGCTGGTCGAATGTTCGCCCGAAGCCAAGAAGGCGGTTGACGAGGCGCTGGTCTCGGCAGGCGTGCTCTGA
- a CDS encoding lytic transglycosylase domain-containing protein: protein MSSMVRKFWISTRIYAALVGFGAGLSVSAPAVAQDWGSGSDLVARQPSIIDSAISRWEALQASRTSSFADYAGFALAYPDFPRADILRLRAEGALENEAPPQAEVLRFFDVLPPLTNPGRARYALALAGAQRPEALAEARKAWRGGSMSDPVELYIFGLYGAQFTPDDHAARMDALLWQGKADAAARQVINLAESQRPLALARLALLRGAPAEMSGLTVPAGANADPGYVFNRIKQLRGNGQGWEAAQAFISRPAFNAPARDAEAFVTELLALARNVGARDAVQVASRTDDLFAPGTDLSSLSFTLRDRYTDLMWLGGTKALWDLGDGAAAAPLFQRYGDAAKTPLTKAKGYFWAGRAARRAGNEAEATRYFEMAARWPDYYYGQLALSALGRTMPAFAALPQPAITPGARAEFDTHPLVRAIRALASNRRDWRTERRFFEALGDIADTPEEMVMANQLAASTGLDEMAVVLGMKAGENGLAGLERIGFPVISTPAFVNDWTMVHAISRQESEFDQTRESHAGARGVMQLMPGTAREQAGKLGMNYMAADLTASPHYNIQLGDAYFARMMSYYGGSYPLAVGAYNAGPGRVNEWLRLNGDPRTGAIDWVTWVEKIPAKYETRYYIMRVIGNAVTYSHMYPAEAGLPRPVDSFLR, encoded by the coding sequence ATGTCCAGCATGGTCCGCAAGTTTTGGATTTCGACTCGGATTTATGCTGCGCTGGTCGGGTTTGGCGCAGGGCTTTCGGTGAGCGCGCCTGCGGTGGCGCAGGACTGGGGATCGGGCAGCGATCTCGTCGCCCGCCAGCCGAGCATCATCGATTCCGCGATTTCGCGCTGGGAAGCCTTGCAGGCCAGCCGCACCAGCAGCTTTGCCGATTACGCGGGCTTCGCGCTCGCCTATCCCGATTTTCCGCGCGCCGATATTCTGCGGCTGCGCGCCGAGGGAGCGCTCGAGAACGAGGCACCGCCGCAGGCCGAAGTTCTGCGCTTCTTCGATGTGCTACCGCCGCTGACCAATCCCGGCCGCGCACGCTATGCGCTGGCGCTTGCCGGAGCGCAGCGGCCCGAGGCGCTGGCTGAGGCGCGCAAGGCATGGCGCGGCGGCAGCATGAGCGATCCGGTCGAGCTCTATATTTTCGGACTTTATGGCGCGCAGTTCACACCCGATGATCACGCCGCACGGATGGATGCGCTGCTGTGGCAGGGCAAGGCCGATGCGGCGGCGCGGCAGGTGATCAACCTTGCCGAAAGCCAGCGCCCGCTCGCGCTCGCCCGCCTCGCGCTGCTGCGCGGCGCGCCGGCGGAGATGTCGGGGCTGACCGTGCCCGCAGGCGCCAACGCCGATCCCGGCTATGTCTTCAACCGCATCAAGCAGTTGCGCGGCAACGGCCAGGGCTGGGAAGCCGCACAGGCCTTTATCAGCCGCCCTGCCTTCAACGCCCCTGCGCGCGATGCCGAAGCCTTCGTGACCGAGCTGCTCGCGCTCGCCAGGAACGTCGGCGCGCGCGATGCGGTGCAGGTCGCCAGCCGCACCGATGATCTGTTTGCGCCGGGCACCGACCTCTCGTCGCTCAGCTTCACTCTGCGCGATCGTTACACCGATCTAATGTGGCTCGGCGGGACCAAAGCGCTTTGGGATCTGGGTGATGGCGCCGCCGCCGCCCCGCTGTTCCAGCGCTATGGCGATGCCGCCAAGACGCCGCTCACCAAGGCCAAGGGCTATTTCTGGGCTGGCCGCGCCGCACGCCGCGCCGGGAACGAAGCCGAGGCGACCCGCTATTTCGAAATGGCAGCACGCTGGCCCGATTACTATTACGGCCAGCTGGCGCTTTCGGCATTGGGCCGCACTATGCCGGCCTTCGCCGCGCTGCCGCAGCCCGCGATCACCCCTGGAGCCCGCGCCGAATTCGACACGCATCCGTTGGTCAGAGCGATCCGCGCGCTCGCCAGCAATCGGCGCGACTGGCGCACCGAACGCCGCTTTTTCGAGGCCCTGGGCGACATCGCGGATACGCCCGAAGAGATGGTAATGGCCAACCAACTCGCCGCCAGTACCGGGCTTGATGAAATGGCCGTGGTGCTGGGAATGAAGGCGGGCGAGAACGGCCTTGCCGGGCTCGAACGGATCGGCTTCCCCGTGATTTCGACCCCCGCCTTCGTCAACGACTGGACGATGGTCCACGCGATCAGCCGTCAGGAAAGCGAGTTTGATCAGACCCGCGAAAGCCATGCCGGAGCGCGCGGGGTCATGCAGCTGATGCCCGGCACCGCGCGCGAGCAGGCAGGCAAGCTGGGCATGAACTACATGGCCGCCGATCTTACCGCCTCGCCGCATTACAACATCCAGCTGGGCGATGCCTATTTCGCCCGGATGATGAGCTATTACGGCGGTTCCTATCCGCTCGCGGTGGGTGCCTATAACGCCGGGCCGGGCCGCGTGAACGAGTGGCTGCGCCTCAACGGCGATCCGCGCACCGGGGCGATCGACTGGGTGACCTGGGTCGAAAAGATCCCCGCCAAGTACGAGACGCGCTATTACATCATGCGCGTGATCGGCAATGCGGTGACCTATTCGCACATGTATCCGGCCGAAGCC